The Triticum urartu cultivar G1812 chromosome 6, Tu2.1, whole genome shotgun sequence genome includes the window tgaagctttagcatgttcctttatcctaatagggaaaggtggtttctcaatgtAAGCAGTAGGAATAACGGGATCAAtattataagtaatagtttcttcttcaactttaataggttctactaattttacttcaatgggaggattatatttaaaccatttctctttagggagatcaacatgagtaccaaatgattcacaaaaagaagctactatttcagagtcaagtccatatttagtgctaaattcacgaaaagtatcggtatccataaaagatttaacacaatcaaacttacctgactccttaccttcatcgagttcccaatctttagagttgcatttaattctttccaataaatcccatttgaattcaatagtcttcttcataaaagaaccagtacaagaagtatcgagatTGATCATttcgagaaagccgagcataaaaattctgaataataatttctcttgagagatcatgattggggcatgaatataacatggaattaagcctcccccaagtttgagcgatactttctccttcacgagacgaaaaattataaatataattctgatcacgatgaactagatgcataggacaaaacttctgatgaaattccaatttcaattggttgtagttccaagtcccaatatcatcgcataacatataccatgtcaatgccttctgcttcaaagataaagggaagatcTTCTTCTTGACTTCATCctcgggtaaacctgcaagcttaaataattcacaaacttcatccacatagattaggtgcatatcgggatgtaatgttctatctcttgtaaaaggattagctagcaatttctctatcatacccgaaggaatttcaaactaaacattttcagtaggttcagtaggttgaggagaaactctttgatctactggtcggggtgaagataccccgaacaagcccctcaaaggattattttccatagtaacaagtgacagtaaatttcagcacactatataattttttttccttaccaaattccacctaccaaaggctcttcactccccggaaacggcgtcagaaaagagtcttgatgacccacaattatagggtatctatcgtagtcctttcgataagtaagagtgtcgaacccaatgaggagcagaaggaaatgacaagcagttttgagtaaggtattctctgcaagcactgaaattatcggtaacagatagttttgtgataaggtaattcgtaacgggtaacaagtaacaaaagcaaacaaggtgcagcaaggtggcctaatactttttgtagcaaaggacaagcttggacaaactcttatataaaggggAGCGCTCCCGaagacacatgggaattatcatcaagctagttttcatcaggctcatatgattcgcgttcgttactttgataatttgatatgtgggtggaccagtgcttgggtactgtccttccttggacaagcatcccactgaTGATCAACCctcctcgcaagcatccgcaactacgaaagaagaattaaagtaaacctaaccatagcatgaaacatatggatcgaaatcagccccttacgaagcaacgcataaactagggtttaagattctgtcactctagcaacccatcatctacttattacttcccaatgcctcaccctaggcccaaataatggtgaagtgtcatgtagtcgacgttcacataacaccactagaggaaagacaacatacatctcatcaaaatatcgaatgaataccaaattcacatgactacttatagcaagacttctcccatgtcctcaggaacaaacgtaactgctcacaaatcatattcatgttcataatcagaggggtattaatatgcataaaggatctgaacataaccaactagcatcaactacaaggagtaatcaacactactagcaacccacaggtaccaatctgaggttttgagacaaagatcggatacaagagattaACTAGcatttgagaggagatggtgttggtgaagatgttgatggagattgaccccctcccgatgagaggatcaatggggatgacgatggtgacgatttccccctcccggagggatgttaccctgcagaatagctccgccggagccctagattggttccaccaaggttccgcctcgagaccgCGACGCTTTGTCCCGAAaacttccttctgattttttccagggcaaaagacaccttataccagaagatgggcatcgagggcctgccaggtggcccacaaggcaggcagggggcgcgcctagggggtagggcgcacccccaccctcatggacggtggctggctcccctctggtgctttctttgtccaatatttttaatatattccaaaactgactttcgtggagtttcaagacttatggagttgtgcagaataggtctctaatatgtgctccttttccagcccagaattccagctgtcggcattctccctcttcatgtaaaccttgtaaaataagagagaaaaggcataagtattttgacataatgtgtaataacaacccataatgcattaaatatcgatataaaaacatgatgcaaaatggaggtatcagccaacccctatgcataagttcacaaggtcatagaacccgtaagttgatcaccaaaacatacatcaagtagatcacgtgaatatctcattgtcaccacagataaaacacatgcaagacatacatcaagtgttctcaaatccttaaagactcagtccgataagataacttcaaagggaaaactcaatccattacaagaagatagagggggagaaacatcatatgatccaactatagtagcaaagctcacggtacatcaagaacacgagagagacggagggatcaaacacatagctactggtacataccctcagcacCGAAGGTGAACTACTCCATCCTCATCATGGAGAgtgccaggatgatgaagatagccaccgatgatggtttccccctccggcagggtgccagaacaggcTCCCggttggtttttcgtggctatagagacttgcggcggcgaaactcctgatctaggtttatttctggggTTTTATATTTATAGAAAtttttggcgtcgagaacaagccAGGGGGGTCCATGAGGCGACGACAAGGACGAAGGGtgcgccctggggggtagggcgcgccctccgcCCTTGTGGAGGCCTCGTGGCTCTTGTGGCCCAACTATtttgcttcgggggcttcttctggtccataaaaaatctccttaaattttcagctcatttggaccccatttgatattccttttctgcgaaattcaaaaacaagaaaaaaaatagaaactggcactaggccataggttaataggttagtcccaaaaatcatataaaatagcatataaatgcatataaaacatccaagatggataatataatagcatggaacaataaaaaattatagatacattggagacgtatcaccaccatacctacctattatgacattttcatagtcattccgagatatattgccatgcaatttctatcatcatatacatgacttgagcattcattgtcatattgctttgcatgatcgtaagatagctagcaatgatattttcatggcttgtccgttttttgataactttgctacgctagatcattgcacatcctggtacaccgccagaggcattcatatagagtcatactttgttctaggatcgagttgtaattttttgagttgtaaataaatagaagtgtgatgatcatcattattcattgtTAGAGCATGTctcagtgaggaaaggatgatgcagacTATAATTCCCCCACAAATGAGGCCAAAAAGagccaaagaaagaaaagaataAAATGAGAGGAAAGATAGAAGGGGcattgttaaacttgtgcttcaaagtagcatattgttttcatatagagtctcctatgttgacactttcatatactagtggaaatttttcattatagaacttgacttgtatatttcgatgatgggcttcctcaaattcccgAGGTCTTCGAGCaaacaagttggatgcacacccacttagtttttagtttgagtttttatacacttatagctcttagtgcatctgttgcatgacaatccatactcctcgcattgatatcaattgatgggcatctccatagctcattcgttagccgcgtcgatgtgagactttcttctcTTTTATCTTCTTCATATTAATCTCTACCACcgtattctattccacccatagtgatatatccatggtttgtgctcatgtattgcgtggggttgaaaaagctgaagcgtgttaaaagtatgaaccaattgcacCGGGGTAGtacatgataaatactttgtgttaagaatatggagcatgacaagactatgaTTGTGTAGGGATAACgttctttagcattgatattttgaaagacataaTTGTTTGTTGAGATGTCTGAGTATtaatgtctttatgtcaaattatagactattgttttgcttaatattcatgccatgattagattatatgatcaagattattcTAGGTAGCATTCGACATTAAAAGTTATCTTTattttattatttacctactcaaagacgagtaggaattaagcttgaggatATTGATACGTCTACATCGTATCTATAATAATTTATTGTTTCATatcaatattatacaacttttgGCAAACTGCATTCGGACAGCATGATCCGGGCGTTGGGAGGAGGTCATATTCGCCAcggatccggcttgcctgcttCCTCCCCAtgctcccatccgtgctcccacttcatcctacggctgtttttttttattttttcctttttaaTCTAATCATCCCTCTGATTTTAAGAAAATAGGACCGGATcttattttgttccaatcaaaTCAAGCCATGTATGTGGAAGTACGGATGAACGCACGCGCGGGAAGCATGACCATGTATGTGGAAGTACGGATGGACGCACGCGCGGGGAGCATGTCCATTCGCCACGCCCACGAGACTTGGGCACCTCGTTTTCACGAAGTCACGCGGCGGTGTCCGTCCAACGCTGAAATGAATGCCAAACACGAGCATACGGGCTAAAAAAACATGCGTGTCGTCTCCCTGCGCCGCGGCAGCAAGGGCCCCCCGCCATGCCGTGCCAGCTTCGCGCTCACGCGCGTCCACCACAGTTCTACGCCCTCTGCATCCCGTCAGTTTGACAGTTACCGTTGCCTGAGCAGAGAACTTACCGAGCGACCAGCCATCATCCATAAATACACTTGCTCTGACAAAAGCACTGACCCTTCTCCCACCGTCGCAAGAGTCAAGAACACTCTCCCTCCATAGCCTTCGAAACCAACAAGGCGCACGCCGGAGTCTCCTCATGGCCGACGAGAAAGAAGCCGACTCGCTGCAGCCGCCGTCCAAGCAGCCCCGCCTCTCCTCCGCCGACTCGAACGCCGGTACGTGCAGCCACACCAGGAAAGCTGTAAGAGCAAGCGGCTTGTGTTCACCTGAAGATGTTGAGTTGTTCCatgcgttgttgttgttgtcTTGTAGGGGCGGTGACGATGGCGGTCTCGTCGCCGCTGGGTCTTGGCCTCGGCCTGGGGCTCGGTGGCGATAGCCGTAGCGAGCAGCAGGCCTTCGAAGCACGGGCGGCGGCGAAGTCGGCGCTGACGTTCATGCAGCAGCAGGAGCTGGAGCACCAGGTGCTCATCTACCGCTACTTCGCGGCGGGGGCGCCCGTGCCGGTGCACCTCGTGCTGCCCATCTGGAAGAGCGTCGCCGCCTCCTCCTTCGGCCCGCACCGCTTCCCCTCCCGTACGTTTCCTATGCCACCTCGACATCCTGTAGTGTCGGTGGATTGTTGGATGAGCCGTTGGTCGTCTTCTGAATGGCAGTGATTGGGCTGGGGAGCCTGTGCTTCGACTACCGGAGCAGCATGGAGCCGGAGCCCGGGCGGTGCCGCCGCACGGACGGCAAGAAGTGGCGGTGCTCCCGCGACGTGGTGCAGGGGCACAAGTACTGCGAGCGGCACGTCCACCGGGGCCGCGGCCGTTCAAGAAAGCCTGTGGAAGGAGCCCCCGCAGCCCCGGCGCACAGCGACAGCACCGCCACCGCCCCGCCCCGCGCCATCGGCTTCTCCCCCGCCGGCATCCTCCACGCCACCCACAGCGCCGCCGCGCGCGCCACCTGAGGCCGAGGGCGGCCTCGTCCCGTCCCCGCCGCGTCCGTCCGTCCGTCATGGCGCGTTGGCGTGGGGCAAGATCGTGCAGAAACGAAATCCGCAGGGATTTTGTCGCGTCGTGTAGCTTTTTCTTGGGCGGCTTTTCAAACTATAAACCTGCTGAGTTCGATGGCACGCGTCCCTGCTGGTTGCTGTGCGTGCGCCTGTGACATATGGTAGGAGTAGTATGTGTGAAAGGCAGGCGATTATTTTTCCTTTTCTCGTCGGGTTGGGTTGTGGGGGTCGTGCCGCGGTGGCGGGGTGGCCGGGGGGAGTGGTTTCTTCTGGGGCTCCGCTCGGGGACAGTCCGCAGGGCTGTAGCTTTGCATGCACTGACCTGTGTCAGAAGACGGTGGCTCGGGCAGAGTGAGGCATTGGATGCTGCACGCTGGCCTTGGCGTGGCGCAGTGGCCCCGCGGCCCGACGCAGAGTGCCGCGCCGCACGGTCTTTGCTCCCTTTGCCGCATGGGAACGGCCATTGGTGAATCCCTGATTTGTACTGGCCTTCGGATGACGGGATAAGAACCGGGACATCCAGCATTTGGCACGGCAGGATCTCATGTTCTTTTCGCATTCAAGGCATCTCCAACGGGTTACCTGCATTACCGTTAATAACCAGCCCTGCTTGGTGCAAATTTGGCCCGTTTAGTTTCTCTTTTCACTGTTGGGCTCGTATCGCATGCTTCTTAAAACACCTCTCAGCCAGACCCAGTGGGAACGGTCGAATCGACTGTTTTCTCCTAGCCAGGCTCGCGGCGTACAGGGGAGAGGAACACCGCACCGAGCTAATGCGAGGACGGGGTGGCGCGAGCTCGAGCGTGTGCGTCGAAAAAGCGGCACGAGGAATTGGGTCACCTCCCGCCGAATCGGACACTTAGCCCCCGACGGCTTTGCCCTCCTGCTGATTCCTTGCCACCATCTCCCTCACACGCTCTGTCCCAGGCGATTTCATCGACGACCAGCAGGTAAGCACATCTTCTCCGATCGGCACTGGACGGCGACGACACTTCGTCATCCTCCTCTTCTCCGACGACTTCCGCGTCGACTCCCTACTCCTTGATGGTTgtaagttctatcaaccaccccCCCCCTCCCTACTTGTTGTAGCTTTGATCTGCGAGCATGTGATCGGGGTAGATCTATGAGCATTGGTAGCATTGCAGAGTGTCGATCTCGTGATGGATTGCTAGGACGGTAGGGTTTGGTAATCCGATTTCATGGTGTTCTTTAGTTCGGCTCCAATGATACTATCATAGATCTGTCACCATGTAAATCTGAACATGTGCATTACGGCATGATAATAGTATGGACGATATGTAGTTGCGGCAGCCGCGTGTAATGCTTCGAACTCATTGGTAGCACTCTTGTATGCATGTGGTATGAACTGTGCTATGAACTTGCCAGTGTTCAATGTGTAGCTGTGGTGGTCGAGTTAATTGTGTAGTGTTGTGTCACTAGTACTGATCCTAACCATTGTAGAACATGAGCATCCAAGAGTTCAGCCAGGCCATTGTTCTGTTCGGCCAGTGTATGCCGTCCTATGTCGAGGACTCCTAATCCAAGAGATACTTCAGGATTCAGAGGTGTTCGAGGTGCCTATTCAGCCCTCATTTGTGATGGCCATGCCTAATGCTACAACTACTGCCGCACATAAGACAACCATGAAGGCTGGGAAGGAGAAGGTCTTTGGCAGGGGGAACACAATGAAGTGGTTGCCTTTTCTGTCCACCTTCATGCTTAACAAGATGTGCGAGATCATGTCCAATGGGGGAAGGACTGACAATGTCTTGAAGGAGGTGCACATGAACAATGTTGCAAAGCGGATCTTCGACTTCTATGTCCAAGAGGTGACCGC containing:
- the LOC125512331 gene encoding growth-regulating factor 10-like, which translates into the protein MADEKEADSLQPPSKQPRLSSADSNAGAVTMAVSSPLGLGLGLGLGGDSRSEQQAFEARAAAKSALTFMQQQELEHQVLIYRYFAAGAPVPVHLVLPIWKSVAASSFGPHRFPSLIGLGSLCFDYRSSMEPEPGRCRRTDGKKWRCSRDVVQGHKYCERHVHRGRGRSRKPVEGAPAAPAHSDSTATAPPRAIGFSPAGILHATHSAAARAT